Sequence from the Candidatus Neomarinimicrobiota bacterium genome:
TCAGCCAATCAGGTGGGGGAAAGCCGTGCCATTTTCGTCGTAGGAGCGGCAGCCTTTGAGGATGAACGGGGTGACTCCGTCTTTCTGAATCCCGAAATTCTTGAAATGTCCGAAGAGACCGACATCCAGGAAGAAGGCTGTCTTTCCATACCCGGCATCCGGGAGAATGTACCCCGCGCCCTTACAATCCGCCTTCGTTGGCAGGATCTGAACCTGAAAACTCACGAGGAAACCTTTACCGGTTTCCCTGCCCGGGTGATGCAACATGAATATGATCACCTCAACGGCATTTTCTTTACGGATCGTATCAGTCCCGTACGGAAAATGTTCATCAAAAAAAAGCTCTCTGAACTGGCATCCCTTCAGATTTAATTTTTAACCCGGAAAAAAAACACCCAGTATGAA
This genomic interval carries:
- the def gene encoding peptide deformylase; its protein translation is MTQYTPERLKIFTYGAPVLRKKTAPVNKMTDAIRRFTQDMVLTMYDDDGIGLSANQVGESRAIFVVGAAAFEDERGDSVFLNPEILEMSEETDIQEEGCLSIPGIRENVPRALTIRLRWQDLNLKTHEETFTGFPARVMQHEYDHLNGIFFTDRISPVRKMFIKKKLSELASLQI